A section of the Oncorhynchus tshawytscha isolate Ot180627B linkage group LG09, Otsh_v2.0, whole genome shotgun sequence genome encodes:
- the LOC112258010 gene encoding HMG box transcription factor BBX-like isoform X7, which produces MKGGGRGKEPPVEVEVSGKRPKRKCLQWHPLLSKKALDFSEEEEEEDEEELEKPLLVRESRGPEVACGGPMEVEEDSSEQRARRPMNAFLLFCKRHRSLVRQEHPRLDNRGATKILADWWAVLEPKEKQKYTDMAKEYKDAFMKANPGYKWCPTTNKPVKSPCHTVSNARKKVWSFPSNSPKGCATAKKVPKTDSTPQLNFAMAGASSDTFLDPTKMGGLSMLLLAGEHALTAREISSSSSKSGATDVTKHPENSSLFQLAELSSSTLQPSLTDTAGKGKPMSRGVQAETWSGTSQQGNSDVPKISVKAPLFQMAEQISSDSSQSTAPEGKQCSQSALFQLAEMCLASEAGKMETQDDTCAPHIKTETVVKEDTGGNITDFPLSSPPSSSTSSSSTPTNASPPLLSGQAASVKKKKKKKKKQEATAREPPKAVDKDKIPRPGSPKKTLKKRPSSESELESLLYTIEAVAKGAWGDTEEDIPKKKASTAVVIIPREPSSPKKRSKAKRPLKAKEEDEMEEDKEDGSRTELPSTVETAANLASPKTEAEEASIGSTPGSTEKRTAPPSPPHKAEEKQREAEANAEGCGSRKSERSCKGALYKTLVSEGMLTSLRANVDRGKRGSFRSGSDEGGWTDETWAFSQMGPTNPKKLKKSKSKDESAPGLGKLEEEFEKKFNSLPQYSPLTFDKKSTIVTKKKKTDVSTAPEEQPPKPAKDIAMHSDSPMSDSAAKAKQTPAPCATATLSPEAMGTSASIPVGSQKRKARKSKITHLVRSADGRVSPAEEDKVRDLTPEQDDKPLPQETLCNETGCYSAPKQEEADRSSAPEVLPAFFSLSALAEVAAMENIHRGQHVIGDSQKEMAQTPVLISCADQ; this is translated from the exons ATGAAAGGTGGAGGAAGGGGTAAGGAGCCtcctgtggaggtggaggtgagcgGCAAGCGGCCCAAGCGCAAGTGTCTACAATGGCACCCGCTACTCTCCAAGAAGGCCCTGGACTTctcggaggaggaagaggaagaggacgaAGAAGAACTGGAGAAG CCATTGCTGGTCAGGGAGAGCCGGGGGCCGGAGGTGGCATGCGGGGGGcccatggaggtggaggaggactcTTCAGAGCAGCGGGCCCGCCGACCCATGAACGCCTTCCTGCTTTTCTGCAAGCGCCACCGTTCACTGGTGAGGCAGGAGCACCCTCGGCTGGACAACCGTGGTGCCAccaagatcctggctgactggtgggctGTGCTGGAACCCAAAGAGAAACAGAAGTACACGGACATGGCCAAGGAG TACAAGGATGCCTTCATGAAGGCTAACCCAGGCTACAAGTGGTGCCCCACCACCAACAAGCCAGTCAAGAGCCCCTGCCACACTGTCAGTAACGCACGCAAAAAAGTGTGGTCTTTCCCTTCCAACTCCCCTAAGGGCTGTGCCACTGCCAAGAAAGTGCCCAAGACTGACAGCACACCACAGCTTAATTTCGCCATGGCAGGTGCGTCAAGTGATACATTTCTGG ATCCCACAAAGATGGGTGGCCTAAGCATGCTACTGTTGGCTGGGGAGCATGCCCTTACTGCCAGAGAG ATTTCATCCAGTTCTTCAAAGTCTGGAGCCACAGATGTCACTAAGCACCCTGAGAACTCCTCCCTATTCCAACTTGCTGAG CTCTCCTCCAGCACACTTCAGCCCAGTTTAACGGACACAGCTGGCAAGGGGAAGCCCATGAGTCGGGGGGTCCAGGCAGAA ACGTGGTCTGGCACCTCACAGCAGGGAAATTCTGACGTACCCAAAATCAGCGTCAAGGCCCCTCTTTTTCAAATGGCAGAG CAGATCTCCTCTGATTCAAGCCAGTCGACTGCACCGGAGGGAAAGCAGTGTAGCCAGTCGGCTCTCTTCCAGCTCGCTGAG ATGTGTTTGGCCTCCGAGGCAGGGAAGATGGAGACACAGGACGATACCTGTGCCCCACACATCAAAACTGAGACGGTGGTCAAGGAGGACACTGGGGGCAACATCACCgattttcctctttcctctcccccatcttcctccACTTCTTCCTCCTCCACGCCCACCAACGCCAGTCCCCCGCTGCTCAGCGGCCAAGCGGCCAGCgtcaaaaagaagaagaagaagaagaagaagcaagaAGCTACTGCCAGAGAGCCACCCAAAGCGGTGGACAAAGACAAGATCCCTCGTCCGGGCTCGCCCAAAAAGACCCTCAAAAAGCGACCATCGTCTGAGTCTGAGTTGGAGAGCCTCCTCTACACTATCGAGGCCGTGGCTAAAGGTGCCTGGGGCGACACCGAGGAGGATATACCCAAGAAGAAGGCTAGCACCGCCGTCGTTATCATTCCAAGAGAGCCCAGCTCACCCAAAAAGAGGTCCAAAGCCAAGAGGCCTCTGAAGGCTAAGGAAGAGGATGAGATGGAGGAGGACAAAGAGGATGGAAGTCGCACAGAGCTGCCATCGACAGTGGAGACGGCAGCGAATCTAGCAAGCCCCAAGACAGAGGCTGAGGAGGCCAGCATCGGCAGCACCCCGGGCAGCACAGAGAAGCGCACCGCCCCTCCCAGCCCCCCGCATAAAGCCGAGGAGAAGCAGAGGGAAGCGGAGGCCAACGCTGAAGGGTGTGGCTCCAGGAAGTCTGAGAGAAGCTGCAAGGGGGCGCTGTACAAGACCCTGGTGTCTGAAGGGATGCTGACCTCACTGAGGGCCAACGTGGACAGAG GCAAAAGAGGCTCTTTTCGAAGTGGATCTGATGAAGGGGGCTGGACTGACGAGACCTGGGCTTTCTCACAGATGGGACCCACTAATCCCAAGAAGCTAAAGAAGTCAAAATCCAAAGACGAGTCGGCGCCAGG TTTGGGGAAACTGGAGGAGGAGTTTGAGAAGAAGTTCAACAGCCTGCCGCAGTACAGCCCTCTGACGTTCGACAAGAAAAGCACCATCGTCAccaagaagaaaaaaacagacGTTAGCACCGCGCCGGAGGAACAACCCCCAAAACCTGCCAAGG ACATAGCGATGCATAGTGACTCCCCCATGTCAGACTCGGCTGCCAAGGCCAAGCAGACCCCCGCCCCATGTGCCACCGCCACGCTTTCCCCAGAGGCCATGGGAACTAGCGCTAGCATACCGGTGGGCAGCCAGAAGAGGAAGGCTAGGAAGAGCAAAATAACCCACCTGGTGCGCTCGGCCGACGGCAGGGTGTCCCCAGCAGAGG AGGACAAAGTCAGGGACCTGACCCCGGAGCAGGACGACAAGCCATTACCCCAAGAGACTTTATGCAACGAAACAGGGTGCTACAGTGCACCCAAGCAGGAGGAAGCAGATAGAAGCAGTGCACCCGAAGTCCTGCCCGCCTTCTTTAGCCTGTCTGCCCTTGCCGAGGTGGCAGCCATGGAGAACATTCACAG AGGCCAGCATGTGATTGGCGACAGCCAGAAGGAAATGGCCCAGACccctgtcctcatctcctgcgCTGACCAATGA
- the LOC112258010 gene encoding HMG box transcription factor BBX-like isoform X2, giving the protein MKGGGRGKEPPVEVEVSGKRPKRKCLQWHPLLSKKALDFSEEEEEEDEEELEKPLLVRESRGPEVACGGPMEVEEDSSEQRARRPMNAFLLFCKRHRSLVRQEHPRLDNRGATKILADWWAVLEPKEKQKYTDMAKEYKDAFMKANPGYKWCPTTNKPVKSPCHTVSNARKKVWSFPSNSPKGCATAKKVPKTDSTPQLNFAMAGASSDTFLDPTKMGGLSMLLLAGEHALTAREISSSSSKSGATDVTKHPENSSLFQLAELSSSTLQPSLTDTAGKGKPMSRGVQAETWSGTSQQGNSDVPKISVKAPLFQMAEISSDSSQSTAPEGKQCSQSALFQLAEMCLASEAGKMETQDDTCAPHIKTETVVKEDTGGNITDFPLSSPPSSSTSSSSTPTNASPPLLSGQAASVKKKKKKKKKQEATAREPPKAVDKDKIPRPGSPKKTLKKRPSSESELESLLYTIEAVAKGAWGDTEEDIPKKKASTAVVIIPREPSSPKKRSKAKRPLKAKEEDEMEEDKEDGSRTELPSTVETAANLASPKTEAEEASIGSTPGSTEKRTAPPSPPHKAEEKQREAEANAEGCGSRKSERSCKGALYKTLVSEGMLTSLRANVDRGKRGSFRSGSDEGGWTDETWAFSQMGPTNPKKLKKSKSKDESAPGLGKLEEEFEKKFNSLPQYSPLTFDKKSTIVTKKKKTDVSTAPEEQPPKPAKGPSSSQKKTLFHKIVSKYKQKKEKPNTVDKGLFKCYPLSDIAMHSDSPMSDSAAKAKQTPAPCATATLSPEAMGTSASIPVGSQKRKARKSKITHLVRSADGRVSPAEEDKVRDLTPEQDDKPLPQETLCNETGCYSAPKQEEADRSSAPEVLPAFFSLSALAEVAAMENIHRGQHVIGDSQKEMAQTPVLISCADQ; this is encoded by the exons ATGAAAGGTGGAGGAAGGGGTAAGGAGCCtcctgtggaggtggaggtgagcgGCAAGCGGCCCAAGCGCAAGTGTCTACAATGGCACCCGCTACTCTCCAAGAAGGCCCTGGACTTctcggaggaggaagaggaagaggacgaAGAAGAACTGGAGAAG CCATTGCTGGTCAGGGAGAGCCGGGGGCCGGAGGTGGCATGCGGGGGGcccatggaggtggaggaggactcTTCAGAGCAGCGGGCCCGCCGACCCATGAACGCCTTCCTGCTTTTCTGCAAGCGCCACCGTTCACTGGTGAGGCAGGAGCACCCTCGGCTGGACAACCGTGGTGCCAccaagatcctggctgactggtgggctGTGCTGGAACCCAAAGAGAAACAGAAGTACACGGACATGGCCAAGGAG TACAAGGATGCCTTCATGAAGGCTAACCCAGGCTACAAGTGGTGCCCCACCACCAACAAGCCAGTCAAGAGCCCCTGCCACACTGTCAGTAACGCACGCAAAAAAGTGTGGTCTTTCCCTTCCAACTCCCCTAAGGGCTGTGCCACTGCCAAGAAAGTGCCCAAGACTGACAGCACACCACAGCTTAATTTCGCCATGGCAGGTGCGTCAAGTGATACATTTCTGG ATCCCACAAAGATGGGTGGCCTAAGCATGCTACTGTTGGCTGGGGAGCATGCCCTTACTGCCAGAGAG ATTTCATCCAGTTCTTCAAAGTCTGGAGCCACAGATGTCACTAAGCACCCTGAGAACTCCTCCCTATTCCAACTTGCTGAG CTCTCCTCCAGCACACTTCAGCCCAGTTTAACGGACACAGCTGGCAAGGGGAAGCCCATGAGTCGGGGGGTCCAGGCAGAA ACGTGGTCTGGCACCTCACAGCAGGGAAATTCTGACGTACCCAAAATCAGCGTCAAGGCCCCTCTTTTTCAAATGGCAGAG ATCTCCTCTGATTCAAGCCAGTCGACTGCACCGGAGGGAAAGCAGTGTAGCCAGTCGGCTCTCTTCCAGCTCGCTGAG ATGTGTTTGGCCTCCGAGGCAGGGAAGATGGAGACACAGGACGATACCTGTGCCCCACACATCAAAACTGAGACGGTGGTCAAGGAGGACACTGGGGGCAACATCACCgattttcctctttcctctcccccatcttcctccACTTCTTCCTCCTCCACGCCCACCAACGCCAGTCCCCCGCTGCTCAGCGGCCAAGCGGCCAGCgtcaaaaagaagaagaagaagaagaagaagcaagaAGCTACTGCCAGAGAGCCACCCAAAGCGGTGGACAAAGACAAGATCCCTCGTCCGGGCTCGCCCAAAAAGACCCTCAAAAAGCGACCATCGTCTGAGTCTGAGTTGGAGAGCCTCCTCTACACTATCGAGGCCGTGGCTAAAGGTGCCTGGGGCGACACCGAGGAGGATATACCCAAGAAGAAGGCTAGCACCGCCGTCGTTATCATTCCAAGAGAGCCCAGCTCACCCAAAAAGAGGTCCAAAGCCAAGAGGCCTCTGAAGGCTAAGGAAGAGGATGAGATGGAGGAGGACAAAGAGGATGGAAGTCGCACAGAGCTGCCATCGACAGTGGAGACGGCAGCGAATCTAGCAAGCCCCAAGACAGAGGCTGAGGAGGCCAGCATCGGCAGCACCCCGGGCAGCACAGAGAAGCGCACCGCCCCTCCCAGCCCCCCGCATAAAGCCGAGGAGAAGCAGAGGGAAGCGGAGGCCAACGCTGAAGGGTGTGGCTCCAGGAAGTCTGAGAGAAGCTGCAAGGGGGCGCTGTACAAGACCCTGGTGTCTGAAGGGATGCTGACCTCACTGAGGGCCAACGTGGACAGAG GCAAAAGAGGCTCTTTTCGAAGTGGATCTGATGAAGGGGGCTGGACTGACGAGACCTGGGCTTTCTCACAGATGGGACCCACTAATCCCAAGAAGCTAAAGAAGTCAAAATCCAAAGACGAGTCGGCGCCAGG TTTGGGGAAACTGGAGGAGGAGTTTGAGAAGAAGTTCAACAGCCTGCCGCAGTACAGCCCTCTGACGTTCGACAAGAAAAGCACCATCGTCAccaagaagaaaaaaacagacGTTAGCACCGCGCCGGAGGAACAACCCCCAAAACCTGCCAAGG GTCCATCTTCATCTCAGAAAAAGACTTTATTCCACAAGATTGTTAGCAAGTACAAGCAGAAAAAGGAGAAACCCAATACTGTGGACAAAG GTCTTTTCAAATGTTATCCCCTCTCAGACATAGCGATGCATAGTGACTCCCCCATGTCAGACTCGGCTGCCAAGGCCAAGCAGACCCCCGCCCCATGTGCCACCGCCACGCTTTCCCCAGAGGCCATGGGAACTAGCGCTAGCATACCGGTGGGCAGCCAGAAGAGGAAGGCTAGGAAGAGCAAAATAACCCACCTGGTGCGCTCGGCCGACGGCAGGGTGTCCCCAGCAGAGG AGGACAAAGTCAGGGACCTGACCCCGGAGCAGGACGACAAGCCATTACCCCAAGAGACTTTATGCAACGAAACAGGGTGCTACAGTGCACCCAAGCAGGAGGAAGCAGATAGAAGCAGTGCACCCGAAGTCCTGCCCGCCTTCTTTAGCCTGTCTGCCCTTGCCGAGGTGGCAGCCATGGAGAACATTCACAG AGGCCAGCATGTGATTGGCGACAGCCAGAAGGAAATGGCCCAGACccctgtcctcatctcctgcgCTGACCAATGA
- the LOC112258010 gene encoding HMG box transcription factor BBX-like isoform X1, whose amino-acid sequence MKGGGRGKEPPVEVEVSGKRPKRKCLQWHPLLSKKALDFSEEEEEEDEEELEKPLLVRESRGPEVACGGPMEVEEDSSEQRARRPMNAFLLFCKRHRSLVRQEHPRLDNRGATKILADWWAVLEPKEKQKYTDMAKEYKDAFMKANPGYKWCPTTNKPVKSPCHTVSNARKKVWSFPSNSPKGCATAKKVPKTDSTPQLNFAMAGASSDTFLDPTKMGGLSMLLLAGEHALTAREISSSSSKSGATDVTKHPENSSLFQLAELSSSTLQPSLTDTAGKGKPMSRGVQAETWSGTSQQGNSDVPKISVKAPLFQMAEQISSDSSQSTAPEGKQCSQSALFQLAEMCLASEAGKMETQDDTCAPHIKTETVVKEDTGGNITDFPLSSPPSSSTSSSSTPTNASPPLLSGQAASVKKKKKKKKKQEATAREPPKAVDKDKIPRPGSPKKTLKKRPSSESELESLLYTIEAVAKGAWGDTEEDIPKKKASTAVVIIPREPSSPKKRSKAKRPLKAKEEDEMEEDKEDGSRTELPSTVETAANLASPKTEAEEASIGSTPGSTEKRTAPPSPPHKAEEKQREAEANAEGCGSRKSERSCKGALYKTLVSEGMLTSLRANVDRGKRGSFRSGSDEGGWTDETWAFSQMGPTNPKKLKKSKSKDESAPGLGKLEEEFEKKFNSLPQYSPLTFDKKSTIVTKKKKTDVSTAPEEQPPKPAKGPSSSQKKTLFHKIVSKYKQKKEKPNTVDKGLFKCYPLSDIAMHSDSPMSDSAAKAKQTPAPCATATLSPEAMGTSASIPVGSQKRKARKSKITHLVRSADGRVSPAEEDKVRDLTPEQDDKPLPQETLCNETGCYSAPKQEEADRSSAPEVLPAFFSLSALAEVAAMENIHRGQHVIGDSQKEMAQTPVLISCADQ is encoded by the exons ATGAAAGGTGGAGGAAGGGGTAAGGAGCCtcctgtggaggtggaggtgagcgGCAAGCGGCCCAAGCGCAAGTGTCTACAATGGCACCCGCTACTCTCCAAGAAGGCCCTGGACTTctcggaggaggaagaggaagaggacgaAGAAGAACTGGAGAAG CCATTGCTGGTCAGGGAGAGCCGGGGGCCGGAGGTGGCATGCGGGGGGcccatggaggtggaggaggactcTTCAGAGCAGCGGGCCCGCCGACCCATGAACGCCTTCCTGCTTTTCTGCAAGCGCCACCGTTCACTGGTGAGGCAGGAGCACCCTCGGCTGGACAACCGTGGTGCCAccaagatcctggctgactggtgggctGTGCTGGAACCCAAAGAGAAACAGAAGTACACGGACATGGCCAAGGAG TACAAGGATGCCTTCATGAAGGCTAACCCAGGCTACAAGTGGTGCCCCACCACCAACAAGCCAGTCAAGAGCCCCTGCCACACTGTCAGTAACGCACGCAAAAAAGTGTGGTCTTTCCCTTCCAACTCCCCTAAGGGCTGTGCCACTGCCAAGAAAGTGCCCAAGACTGACAGCACACCACAGCTTAATTTCGCCATGGCAGGTGCGTCAAGTGATACATTTCTGG ATCCCACAAAGATGGGTGGCCTAAGCATGCTACTGTTGGCTGGGGAGCATGCCCTTACTGCCAGAGAG ATTTCATCCAGTTCTTCAAAGTCTGGAGCCACAGATGTCACTAAGCACCCTGAGAACTCCTCCCTATTCCAACTTGCTGAG CTCTCCTCCAGCACACTTCAGCCCAGTTTAACGGACACAGCTGGCAAGGGGAAGCCCATGAGTCGGGGGGTCCAGGCAGAA ACGTGGTCTGGCACCTCACAGCAGGGAAATTCTGACGTACCCAAAATCAGCGTCAAGGCCCCTCTTTTTCAAATGGCAGAG CAGATCTCCTCTGATTCAAGCCAGTCGACTGCACCGGAGGGAAAGCAGTGTAGCCAGTCGGCTCTCTTCCAGCTCGCTGAG ATGTGTTTGGCCTCCGAGGCAGGGAAGATGGAGACACAGGACGATACCTGTGCCCCACACATCAAAACTGAGACGGTGGTCAAGGAGGACACTGGGGGCAACATCACCgattttcctctttcctctcccccatcttcctccACTTCTTCCTCCTCCACGCCCACCAACGCCAGTCCCCCGCTGCTCAGCGGCCAAGCGGCCAGCgtcaaaaagaagaagaagaagaagaagaagcaagaAGCTACTGCCAGAGAGCCACCCAAAGCGGTGGACAAAGACAAGATCCCTCGTCCGGGCTCGCCCAAAAAGACCCTCAAAAAGCGACCATCGTCTGAGTCTGAGTTGGAGAGCCTCCTCTACACTATCGAGGCCGTGGCTAAAGGTGCCTGGGGCGACACCGAGGAGGATATACCCAAGAAGAAGGCTAGCACCGCCGTCGTTATCATTCCAAGAGAGCCCAGCTCACCCAAAAAGAGGTCCAAAGCCAAGAGGCCTCTGAAGGCTAAGGAAGAGGATGAGATGGAGGAGGACAAAGAGGATGGAAGTCGCACAGAGCTGCCATCGACAGTGGAGACGGCAGCGAATCTAGCAAGCCCCAAGACAGAGGCTGAGGAGGCCAGCATCGGCAGCACCCCGGGCAGCACAGAGAAGCGCACCGCCCCTCCCAGCCCCCCGCATAAAGCCGAGGAGAAGCAGAGGGAAGCGGAGGCCAACGCTGAAGGGTGTGGCTCCAGGAAGTCTGAGAGAAGCTGCAAGGGGGCGCTGTACAAGACCCTGGTGTCTGAAGGGATGCTGACCTCACTGAGGGCCAACGTGGACAGAG GCAAAAGAGGCTCTTTTCGAAGTGGATCTGATGAAGGGGGCTGGACTGACGAGACCTGGGCTTTCTCACAGATGGGACCCACTAATCCCAAGAAGCTAAAGAAGTCAAAATCCAAAGACGAGTCGGCGCCAGG TTTGGGGAAACTGGAGGAGGAGTTTGAGAAGAAGTTCAACAGCCTGCCGCAGTACAGCCCTCTGACGTTCGACAAGAAAAGCACCATCGTCAccaagaagaaaaaaacagacGTTAGCACCGCGCCGGAGGAACAACCCCCAAAACCTGCCAAGG GTCCATCTTCATCTCAGAAAAAGACTTTATTCCACAAGATTGTTAGCAAGTACAAGCAGAAAAAGGAGAAACCCAATACTGTGGACAAAG GTCTTTTCAAATGTTATCCCCTCTCAGACATAGCGATGCATAGTGACTCCCCCATGTCAGACTCGGCTGCCAAGGCCAAGCAGACCCCCGCCCCATGTGCCACCGCCACGCTTTCCCCAGAGGCCATGGGAACTAGCGCTAGCATACCGGTGGGCAGCCAGAAGAGGAAGGCTAGGAAGAGCAAAATAACCCACCTGGTGCGCTCGGCCGACGGCAGGGTGTCCCCAGCAGAGG AGGACAAAGTCAGGGACCTGACCCCGGAGCAGGACGACAAGCCATTACCCCAAGAGACTTTATGCAACGAAACAGGGTGCTACAGTGCACCCAAGCAGGAGGAAGCAGATAGAAGCAGTGCACCCGAAGTCCTGCCCGCCTTCTTTAGCCTGTCTGCCCTTGCCGAGGTGGCAGCCATGGAGAACATTCACAG AGGCCAGCATGTGATTGGCGACAGCCAGAAGGAAATGGCCCAGACccctgtcctcatctcctgcgCTGACCAATGA
- the LOC112258010 gene encoding HMG box transcription factor BBX-like isoform X4, producing the protein MKGGGRGKEPPVEVEVSGKRPKRKCLQWHPLLSKKALDFSEEEEEEDEEELEKPLLVRESRGPEVACGGPMEVEEDSSEQRARRPMNAFLLFCKRHRSLVRQEHPRLDNRGATKILADWWAVLEPKEKQKYTDMAKEYKDAFMKANPGYKWCPTTNKPVKSPCHTVSNARKKVWSFPSNSPKGCATAKKVPKTDSTPQLNFAMADPTKMGGLSMLLLAGEHALTAREISSSSSKSGATDVTKHPENSSLFQLAELSSSTLQPSLTDTAGKGKPMSRGVQAETWSGTSQQGNSDVPKISVKAPLFQMAEISSDSSQSTAPEGKQCSQSALFQLAEMCLASEAGKMETQDDTCAPHIKTETVVKEDTGGNITDFPLSSPPSSSTSSSSTPTNASPPLLSGQAASVKKKKKKKKKQEATAREPPKAVDKDKIPRPGSPKKTLKKRPSSESELESLLYTIEAVAKGAWGDTEEDIPKKKASTAVVIIPREPSSPKKRSKAKRPLKAKEEDEMEEDKEDGSRTELPSTVETAANLASPKTEAEEASIGSTPGSTEKRTAPPSPPHKAEEKQREAEANAEGCGSRKSERSCKGALYKTLVSEGMLTSLRANVDRGKRGSFRSGSDEGGWTDETWAFSQMGPTNPKKLKKSKSKDESAPGLGKLEEEFEKKFNSLPQYSPLTFDKKSTIVTKKKKTDVSTAPEEQPPKPAKGPSSSQKKTLFHKIVSKYKQKKEKPNTVDKGLFKCYPLSDIAMHSDSPMSDSAAKAKQTPAPCATATLSPEAMGTSASIPVGSQKRKARKSKITHLVRSADGRVSPAEEDKVRDLTPEQDDKPLPQETLCNETGCYSAPKQEEADRSSAPEVLPAFFSLSALAEVAAMENIHRGQHVIGDSQKEMAQTPVLISCADQ; encoded by the exons ATGAAAGGTGGAGGAAGGGGTAAGGAGCCtcctgtggaggtggaggtgagcgGCAAGCGGCCCAAGCGCAAGTGTCTACAATGGCACCCGCTACTCTCCAAGAAGGCCCTGGACTTctcggaggaggaagaggaagaggacgaAGAAGAACTGGAGAAG CCATTGCTGGTCAGGGAGAGCCGGGGGCCGGAGGTGGCATGCGGGGGGcccatggaggtggaggaggactcTTCAGAGCAGCGGGCCCGCCGACCCATGAACGCCTTCCTGCTTTTCTGCAAGCGCCACCGTTCACTGGTGAGGCAGGAGCACCCTCGGCTGGACAACCGTGGTGCCAccaagatcctggctgactggtgggctGTGCTGGAACCCAAAGAGAAACAGAAGTACACGGACATGGCCAAGGAG TACAAGGATGCCTTCATGAAGGCTAACCCAGGCTACAAGTGGTGCCCCACCACCAACAAGCCAGTCAAGAGCCCCTGCCACACTGTCAGTAACGCACGCAAAAAAGTGTGGTCTTTCCCTTCCAACTCCCCTAAGGGCTGTGCCACTGCCAAGAAAGTGCCCAAGACTGACAGCACACCACAGCTTAATTTCGCCATGGCAG ATCCCACAAAGATGGGTGGCCTAAGCATGCTACTGTTGGCTGGGGAGCATGCCCTTACTGCCAGAGAG ATTTCATCCAGTTCTTCAAAGTCTGGAGCCACAGATGTCACTAAGCACCCTGAGAACTCCTCCCTATTCCAACTTGCTGAG CTCTCCTCCAGCACACTTCAGCCCAGTTTAACGGACACAGCTGGCAAGGGGAAGCCCATGAGTCGGGGGGTCCAGGCAGAA ACGTGGTCTGGCACCTCACAGCAGGGAAATTCTGACGTACCCAAAATCAGCGTCAAGGCCCCTCTTTTTCAAATGGCAGAG ATCTCCTCTGATTCAAGCCAGTCGACTGCACCGGAGGGAAAGCAGTGTAGCCAGTCGGCTCTCTTCCAGCTCGCTGAG ATGTGTTTGGCCTCCGAGGCAGGGAAGATGGAGACACAGGACGATACCTGTGCCCCACACATCAAAACTGAGACGGTGGTCAAGGAGGACACTGGGGGCAACATCACCgattttcctctttcctctcccccatcttcctccACTTCTTCCTCCTCCACGCCCACCAACGCCAGTCCCCCGCTGCTCAGCGGCCAAGCGGCCAGCgtcaaaaagaagaagaagaagaagaagaagcaagaAGCTACTGCCAGAGAGCCACCCAAAGCGGTGGACAAAGACAAGATCCCTCGTCCGGGCTCGCCCAAAAAGACCCTCAAAAAGCGACCATCGTCTGAGTCTGAGTTGGAGAGCCTCCTCTACACTATCGAGGCCGTGGCTAAAGGTGCCTGGGGCGACACCGAGGAGGATATACCCAAGAAGAAGGCTAGCACCGCCGTCGTTATCATTCCAAGAGAGCCCAGCTCACCCAAAAAGAGGTCCAAAGCCAAGAGGCCTCTGAAGGCTAAGGAAGAGGATGAGATGGAGGAGGACAAAGAGGATGGAAGTCGCACAGAGCTGCCATCGACAGTGGAGACGGCAGCGAATCTAGCAAGCCCCAAGACAGAGGCTGAGGAGGCCAGCATCGGCAGCACCCCGGGCAGCACAGAGAAGCGCACCGCCCCTCCCAGCCCCCCGCATAAAGCCGAGGAGAAGCAGAGGGAAGCGGAGGCCAACGCTGAAGGGTGTGGCTCCAGGAAGTCTGAGAGAAGCTGCAAGGGGGCGCTGTACAAGACCCTGGTGTCTGAAGGGATGCTGACCTCACTGAGGGCCAACGTGGACAGAG GCAAAAGAGGCTCTTTTCGAAGTGGATCTGATGAAGGGGGCTGGACTGACGAGACCTGGGCTTTCTCACAGATGGGACCCACTAATCCCAAGAAGCTAAAGAAGTCAAAATCCAAAGACGAGTCGGCGCCAGG TTTGGGGAAACTGGAGGAGGAGTTTGAGAAGAAGTTCAACAGCCTGCCGCAGTACAGCCCTCTGACGTTCGACAAGAAAAGCACCATCGTCAccaagaagaaaaaaacagacGTTAGCACCGCGCCGGAGGAACAACCCCCAAAACCTGCCAAGG GTCCATCTTCATCTCAGAAAAAGACTTTATTCCACAAGATTGTTAGCAAGTACAAGCAGAAAAAGGAGAAACCCAATACTGTGGACAAAG GTCTTTTCAAATGTTATCCCCTCTCAGACATAGCGATGCATAGTGACTCCCCCATGTCAGACTCGGCTGCCAAGGCCAAGCAGACCCCCGCCCCATGTGCCACCGCCACGCTTTCCCCAGAGGCCATGGGAACTAGCGCTAGCATACCGGTGGGCAGCCAGAAGAGGAAGGCTAGGAAGAGCAAAATAACCCACCTGGTGCGCTCGGCCGACGGCAGGGTGTCCCCAGCAGAGG AGGACAAAGTCAGGGACCTGACCCCGGAGCAGGACGACAAGCCATTACCCCAAGAGACTTTATGCAACGAAACAGGGTGCTACAGTGCACCCAAGCAGGAGGAAGCAGATAGAAGCAGTGCACCCGAAGTCCTGCCCGCCTTCTTTAGCCTGTCTGCCCTTGCCGAGGTGGCAGCCATGGAGAACATTCACAG AGGCCAGCATGTGATTGGCGACAGCCAGAAGGAAATGGCCCAGACccctgtcctcatctcctgcgCTGACCAATGA